DNA sequence from the Haladaptatus sp. R4 genome:
GAGCGATTGGGTGACCGCCTCGCGCCGCTCGTCGGTGCGGACGAACGCGAAGTCGTGGTTGGCAACTCCACGACGGTCAACATCCACGCGCTGTTTTCGACGTTTTACGACGGCGGGGAGGTCGTCGTCAACGAACTCGACTTCCCGACCGACCACTACGCCATTCGAGCGCGGATGGCGAATTTGGGACTCGACCCGGACGAACACCTCGTCGTGGTCGAAAGCAGGGACGGACGTACCATCGAGGCGGAGGACGTTATCGACGCGCTCTCGGACGAGACGTCGATTTTGTTCATGCCGTCGGTGCTCTACCGGAGCGGCCAGTTGTTCGATATCGAGCGATTGACCGCGGTCGCACACGACCACGACGCGCTGGCGGGGTTCGACCTCGCTCACTCGGTCGGGGCCGTCCCACACCGACTTTCGGACTGGGACGTGGATTTCGCCGTCTGGTGTAGCTACAAGTACCTGAACGCCGGGCCGGGTGCGGTCGCTGGCCTGTACGTCAACGAGCGCCACTTCGGAACCGAACCCGGATTGGCCGGTTGGTGGGGTCACGACAAGGAAACCCAGTTCGAGATGGAGACGAAGTTCACGCCCGCCGACGATGCTGGCGCGTGGCAGATCGGAACGATACCCGTCTTCAGCGCCGCACCGCTCTGGGGGTCGCTCGAACCGTTCGAGGCGGTCGGCATCGATGCGGTACGCGAGAAATCGTTGGCGCTCACGGAGTACCTCATCGAACTCGTCGACGACCTCCCGGAGTACGAGGTGGGAACGCCGCGCGACCCCGAACGACGCGGTGGCCACGTCGCGGTCGAACACGAGGAGGCGTACCGAATCGGGGAGGCGCTCAAGGAACGCGGCGTCGTCGTCGATTTCCGCCCGCCGAACGTGATTCGGATCTGTCCGGCACCGCTGTACGTCCGTTTTCAGGACGTTTGGCGGGTGAACGAACATCTGAACGAAATCGTCGAGACTGGGGAGTACGAGTCGTTCGATCGTCGCAGTGGTGGTGTCACGTAGCCATAGGACGTATTACGGTTGCTGGCAATCGTTTTCGTATGAGTACGATAGCGGAAATAGAACTCCCCGCGAAGGAGTTCGCGCTCAGAACTGCGCTGGAGCGTACCTCGAACGCCGAATTCGACGTGGTTCGTGTGGCGGCACACGATTCCGACCACGTCATGCCCTACCTCTGGGTGTCGGCGGACGACATGGACGCGCTGGATTCGGCGCTCCGAGAGGACAGGAGCGTCGAGGAACTCACCCTCATCGAAGATCTCGACGATGAACGTCTATATCGGATGCATTGGGTGGACCAGATTCACGTCGTCATCCACATCCTCGTCGAGGAACAAGCGACCATCCTGAACCTACACGGCAAGGATGACCGCTGGCGCCTTCGAATTCTGTTTCCCGACCGAGATTCGCTGTCGGCGACGTACGATTTCTGTCAGGACACGGGTCTCTCGATCGACGTGCGAAACATCTACGAGATAAGCGACACCCGCCACGGACTGTATGGGTTGACCGAGGAACAACACGAGACGCTGATGATGGCGCTCGAAGGGGGGTACTACGACGTCCCACGCGAATCGACGGCCGACGATCTCGCGGACAATCTCAGTATCTCCCATCAGGCGGTGTCCGAGCGACTCCGCCGCGGGCATCGAAGCCTCGTGAAAAACGCGCTCGCGGTGTCGCCGAACGACGGTCGGGACTGATCAGGCGTTGTTCATCCGGCGGGCGGTTTCCTCGCCGCACACCGTACAGACGGTGATTCGGTACGGCTCACGCGAAAACGAACTGTGTTCCGCCTCCTCGTTTTCGGTGCGGATTTCGACGCTGACAGTGTGCGGTGTGTCCGTCGCACAGGTCCGACATCCCTCGACCCGATCCCCGTTCCCTCGTGTTTTTGAGGTCATTGTCGCCCCTCGACGCTTTTCCGAAAGGCGAGACAGTCGAGCCAAAGGTCCGTGACCCCGTCTGTGGCCGTTTCGTTTTCGTGCTGCGGTGTACCGTACAGTCGCTCGGGGTCGGAATCGGCATCGACCTCGTGCTGCGGGTCGCCGTACAATCGGCGTTCGTCGTCCGTCTCTCCCGGAGTCCCTCCCACCGACATCGTAGTCATATTTTCACCTCTATTGAAACGAAGTGGCTCCCGTCGGAGGTGACTCTTGCCTGCCTCAGCAAGCGGATAAAGAGGGGTTCCGTTCGAGAACTGACCGAAATCGAAATCAGTTGCCGCCGAAGACCGATCCGAGTTGGTCGCGCCACTCGTTGAGTTCCTTCATCTCGCTCTCGATGGATTCGATGTCCGCACGGAGCGTCTCGATCTTTTCGTCCATTCGCGTTTCCGCGGCCGAAACGGAACCGGAGAGTTCGGACACGTCGTTCGAGACCGATTCGATTTCGTCTTCGAGCGATCCGACGGTTTCGAAGTCGTCTCGAAGTTCTTCGATCTCCGCTTCGATCGACCCGATCGCTCCGAAGTCGTCCCGTAGGTCTTCGAGTTCGTCGTCCAAGGCCGAAGCCTCCTGCGTGTTCGTCGCGACGAGGTCCTCCAGATCGTTCAGTTGTGATTCGAGGCCATCGAGGTTCGACCCGACCTCGTCCAACTCCTCGACGTCCGATTCGAGGTCTTCGAGGTCGGATTGAAGCCCCGTTTCGAGATCGTCGAGGTTCGTTTCGAGATCGGCGACGCGGGCACGGGCCTGTGCGCCTTCGTCCTTCGCGCTCTCGATATCGTCGCCCATCTCGCCGAGTTCCTCGCGCACCGATTCGACTTCGCTCTCGAAATCCTCGATGAGGGTCTTTGCCGTTCCGTTGTCGTCGATGAACTCCTCCAGCGCTTCGGTGTAGGCCGCGAGGTCGTCCACGCGCGACTGCAGGTGACGGATTCGGACGTTCGTGCTCTCGGGCGTGTCCAAATCGAGTTCCTGCTGGATGAGCGAGAGATCCTCGGAGTCGACCGCTCCCGCGCGAATCTCGTCGGCGAGCGCGGCGGCGACGCTTCCGGGGCGTGGCGGCGAGGCCGTCTGTTCCTCGCTCGTCTCGACCGGCGCTTCGAGGATATCGTCGTCGGTATCCGACGCCTCGAATTCGTCCGCCTCGTCTACCGTATCCGTGAACAGGGAATCGTCCCCGTCGTCATCGGAGACCTCGGACTCGTCCTCGTCGGTGCTGGCGTCGGAATTCGTCTCGACCGTCTCGTCGAGCGGGTCGGCTTCGGCGTCAGCGAGCGGGTCAACCTCGGAGTCCGCTAGCGGGTCAGCCACGGTCTCAGCAAGTGGATCGCTTCCCATGTCGGCGAGCGGGTCCGCGGGTTCGTCCGACGCTTCGGTTTCGTCCGCGTCGTCGTTTAGCCCCGGAAGTCCACCCTCTCCGCGATGACGTCGCGGACGACCTGGCTGCTGTCCTCGGAGACGATGTCTGTGATGGTGTGTTCCTCCATGCGCTCTTCGCCGTCGGGTTCGGCGTCGCCGGTGACCGGGGTGACCTCTTCGAGTTCCGGTTCGATGAGGAAATCCTCGGCGTCCGACCAGTCCGAAAGTCGAATTCCGTACACCGTCGTCAGCGACTCGTTCGGTTCGAGCGTCCGCTCGAACTGAACGCGGTGGTCCTTGTAGGCCGTCCAGTTTTCGTTCTCGTACTCGGGGTGAAACCCGACGTTGTCCATCGGGAACTCGTCCGGAATTCTATCGGTGATGCGGACCGTCACCGCATCGTCGTGGTCCGACCGGAGTTCGAACCGAATCGCCGGGACGGCGAACTCATCGCCGTCGAACGATTTTTCGATCGTGACCCCACTCTCGGACTGTGAGAGCACTTCGTTCCCGCTGCTGAAATCACTCATACTGTGCACATCCAAGAATGGATATATAAATCATACGCCGATGGACTTATCGAAATTCTAGTACTAAGAGGAATTCTACTACCAGACAGAACACAACGCAATTTTATTAACGCTGTTTTACGGTCGTTATGGGGACTATATTCGAATTTGATGCACCATGCAACTCGAAATCATGTTGTATCAGTCAATGACAGACAGTCGAATAGTAATCCTATCCGTATCAGACACTTCGAATCCGCGTTCGGTCGGCGTCGTGGCGATTCCCCGTTCGATACAACGCTCCCGTATCCTTTCGAGTGACTTTCGGTCGGGGACCACCAGTTCGAACCACGCCAAGCCCCGTCCCGTCGCCGGTTCACTCCGTCCGTTCCACGTGTTCATGCCGACGTGATGGTGGTAGCCGTCGGCCGCGAGAAAGAGCGCGGACGGGCCGAACTCCTGTCGAACTCGCAACCCCAGCGTCCCGGCGTAAAACACCCGTGCGGCGGGAATCGACGAAACTTCGAGATGGACGTGTCCGACGACCGTCTCCGGTGGGACCTTCCCCTCCTCCGTCGATTCCGTTCGGAGTTCATCGATATCGAGCGGAAGCGTGTCCATCTCGACGTGGCCGTCCCCGTCGGTCGGCCACCCCTCGCGAGGGCGGTCACGATACACTTCGACGCCGTTGCCTTCCGGGTCCGTGAGGTAGAGTGCTTCGCTCACGCGATGGTCGGACGCACCGCTTAGCTCCCATTCCTCCTCGATACGCACGAGTACGTCGGCCAGGGCACGTCGTGATGGAACCAGAAACGCCGTGTGGAACAAGCCCGTTTCGGGTGCCGTTCGCGGCGACGCGTCGGAGTCCCCCACGAGTTCGAGCAGTGGCCGTCCTCCTGCGCCGAGAACGACGGTTCCGCCGCTCTCACGCTGGCGTTCGAGACCGATCACACTCTCGTAGAATCTGCTCGTTCGGTCGATGTCGGTGACGCGTAGCGCGACACGACCGACCCTCGTTTCCGGAACTATTTCGAACTCCGTCCCAGTCATCCGAAGGAACGAACGGGCGAGAAGACCGTGGCTCTTGCGAAACGAGCGGTTTATTCCTCGTCTTCGTCGTCAGTTCCAGTCGTGTCTTCGTCGTGGTCGCCGGACGGTTCGTCCGAGATGTCCTCGACTTCGATACTCACGGGTTCCGTTTCGGACACCTCGTCGTTCAGGTGGTCGTCGAGGTTGAACACGGTGTTGAGTTCCCGTTGAACTTGGTCCACGATGCCGCCGACGAGTTCGCTCGGTGCGATTGCGGTATACTCGTACGGGTTGTTTCCGGCACCCGAACTCTCGCGTTTCTCGCGCGCGACGTTCTCCTCCTCGTGGAGTTCGGCGAGCGACTCGCGTACCGTGCTCGGGTACAGGCCCGTTCCTTCGGCGATTTCCTCGCTCGTGCTTCCCGGATTCTGCCGGAGGTAGACGTAAATTCGGGCGCGGGTCTCCGTGTCGAGCACCCACGAAAGGAGGTCCACGATTCCTTGGTCGAACCCTTCGACGCCCGGTCGGCCTCCTCGTTGAGGCGCTTGCGACCACGCGACAGTGGTTTTTCCTCGTCTCCTTCCTCCTCCATCTCGTCCATACCGCTCGTATCGACGGGAATCTCGTCGCCGGTATCCTCGATCTCGTTTCGTTCGTTGTCAGTGTCGTCCCCAGACATGTCGTTCCCAGAAGGACAAAAGTCGGTAGCGGGTAAAAAACTTGCTTACAACAGAAGCGATTCGCACAGCGCCTCGAAGCTCTCCTGCTCGTTGAGTCGCCGTTGACGCGCCGCACCGCTTTCCCCGTCGAAGATGTCGCCGATTCCGGAGACGCCGAGACGGTCACATTCCCGTTCGACCACTTCGC
Encoded proteins:
- the kynU gene encoding kynureninase — encoded protein: MDTGADDARRRDDADPLSHLRERFVVPDDELYMDGNSLGVFSTDAEGALSNAIEEWRELGIRGWTDADPDWFHYGERLGDRLAPLVGADEREVVVGNSTTVNIHALFSTFYDGGEVVVNELDFPTDHYAIRARMANLGLDPDEHLVVVESRDGRTIEAEDVIDALSDETSILFMPSVLYRSGQLFDIERLTAVAHDHDALAGFDLAHSVGAVPHRLSDWDVDFAVWCSYKYLNAGPGAVAGLYVNERHFGTEPGLAGWWGHDKETQFEMETKFTPADDAGAWQIGTIPVFSAAPLWGSLEPFEAVGIDAVREKSLALTEYLIELVDDLPEYEVGTPRDPERRGGHVAVEHEEAYRIGEALKERGVVVDFRPPNVIRICPAPLYVRFQDVWRVNEHLNEIVETGEYESFDRRSGGVT
- a CDS encoding helix-turn-helix domain-containing protein, with the protein product MSTIAEIELPAKEFALRTALERTSNAEFDVVRVAAHDSDHVMPYLWVSADDMDALDSALREDRSVEELTLIEDLDDERLYRMHWVDQIHVVIHILVEEQATILNLHGKDDRWRLRILFPDRDSLSATYDFCQDTGLSIDVRNIYEISDTRHGLYGLTEEQHETLMMALEGGYYDVPRESTADDLADNLSISHQAVSERLRRGHRSLVKNALAVSPNDGRD
- a CDS encoding VOC family protein, yielding MTGTEFEIVPETRVGRVALRVTDIDRTSRFYESVIGLERQRESGGTVVLGAGGRPLLELVGDSDASPRTAPETGLFHTAFLVPSRRALADVLVRIEEEWELSGASDHRVSEALYLTDPEGNGVEVYRDRPREGWPTDGDGHVEMDTLPLDIDELRTESTEEGKVPPETVVGHVHLEVSSIPAARVFYAGTLGLRVRQEFGPSALFLAADGYHHHVGMNTWNGRSEPATGRGLAWFELVVPDRKSLERIRERCIERGIATTPTERGFEVSDTDRITIRLSVID